The proteins below come from a single Mucilaginibacter mali genomic window:
- a CDS encoding M28 family peptidase produces MKKTATWVAAMAIAATACAQQKPDQNAIKYSKLITAEFAKQQLSVIAADDMEGRETGQPGAEKAAKYIAGEYKKLGLLPANKGSYFLDVPLTQTSFKVSNFTVNGKALTMGKDFYATGGAPTTTVKADDIVYVGYGTDAELTADLKGKVVLVMNENPPGAAPATPPAGGAGGRRGGMMNPRMRAIMEKGPSLILSASPTVAQMAPRFAFQHPGVALKREPGAAAPAGGGRGGNAMGGVVTINITTDVADQLLKATGKTYAALKTAIDGGAPQSQTVKASVNTSFGTETKDVMSADIVAMIPGNDPKLKDEVLVFSAHYDHIGLNLAPDAKDKVNNGADDDGSGTTGILTIARAFAQAQKDGHGPRRTILFLGNVGEEKGLLGSEYYTEHPVFPLANTITDLNIDMIGRIGDDYKGNPDSANYVFPIGSAMLSSTLHQITEDANNLYTHLKLDYRYDDLNDKNRFYYRSDHYNFAKHGVPIVFWFNGTHADYHGAGDEVSKINFPLLAKRAQHAYFMGWELANRDARPVVDAKDAPKN; encoded by the coding sequence ATGAAAAAAACCGCAACATGGGTTGCAGCTATGGCCATTGCCGCCACAGCCTGCGCCCAGCAAAAACCCGATCAGAATGCGATAAAGTATTCGAAACTGATCACCGCTGAATTTGCCAAGCAACAACTGAGCGTTATTGCCGCCGACGACATGGAAGGCCGCGAAACAGGCCAGCCTGGTGCCGAAAAAGCCGCTAAATACATAGCCGGCGAGTACAAAAAATTAGGCTTATTGCCTGCCAACAAGGGTTCGTACTTTTTAGATGTGCCTTTAACCCAAACCAGCTTTAAAGTAAGCAACTTCACCGTTAACGGTAAGGCATTAACTATGGGTAAAGATTTTTACGCTACCGGTGGTGCCCCTACCACTACCGTTAAGGCCGACGATATTGTTTACGTAGGTTACGGTACCGATGCCGAATTAACTGCCGACCTTAAAGGTAAAGTAGTGTTAGTAATGAACGAAAACCCTCCGGGTGCAGCCCCTGCAACGCCTCCGGCTGGTGGCGCAGGCGGTCGCCGTGGTGGGATGATGAACCCACGCATGCGTGCCATTATGGAAAAAGGCCCATCGCTGATCCTGTCTGCCAGCCCAACTGTGGCCCAGATGGCTCCGCGCTTTGCTTTTCAGCACCCGGGCGTTGCCCTTAAACGGGAACCTGGCGCAGCAGCGCCAGCCGGTGGCGGCCGTGGCGGTAACGCTATGGGCGGTGTGGTAACCATTAACATCACTACCGATGTTGCCGACCAACTGTTGAAGGCAACCGGTAAAACTTATGCCGCTTTAAAAACCGCTATTGATGGCGGCGCTCCGCAATCGCAAACGGTTAAAGCCAGTGTTAATACCTCGTTCGGTACCGAAACAAAAGATGTAATGTCGGCTGATATTGTTGCGATGATCCCGGGTAACGATCCAAAATTAAAAGATGAAGTTTTGGTATTCTCGGCCCACTATGATCACATCGGCTTAAACCTTGCGCCAGATGCAAAGGATAAAGTAAACAACGGTGCCGACGACGACGGTTCCGGTACTACCGGTATCCTTACCATTGCCCGTGCTTTTGCCCAGGCCCAAAAAGATGGCCATGGTCCACGCCGTACCATCCTGTTCCTGGGTAACGTAGGCGAAGAAAAAGGCCTGTTAGGTTCTGAGTACTACACCGAGCACCCGGTATTCCCGTTAGCTAACACCATTACCGATTTGAACATCGATATGATCGGTCGTATTGGCGATGACTACAAAGGCAACCCCGATTCGGCTAATTATGTGTTCCCTATCGGTTCGGCCATGCTGAGCAGCACCCTGCACCAAATTACCGAGGATGCCAATAACCTGTATACCCACCTGAAACTGGATTACCGTTATGACGACCTGAACGACAAGAACCGTTTCTACTACCGTTCAGATCACTACAACTTCGCTAAACACGGCGTACCAATTGTATTCTGGTTTAACGGTACCCACGCCGATTACCATGGCGCGGGCGACGAGGTAAGCAAGATCAACTTCCCGCTGTTAGCTAAACGCGCGCAGCACGCCTATTTTATGGGTTGGGAGTTAGCTAACCGCGATGCGCGCCCGGTTGTTGACGCCAAGGATGCACCTAAAAACTAA
- a CDS encoding IS1182 family transposase, producing MGGKVVFKEYDPDQLTFLPYKLEELVPQGHPVRIVSKVVDQVDVKPINRKYKGGGASSFHPRLMLKLLIYGYLTNTYSSRKLEDQAAQNVHFMWLLGMKKPDHNTINRFRSEKLSGVLKEIFSQIVLLLQQEGIVSLKEAVFTDGTKIESVANKYTFVWGKSIKNSKEKMKAQLDELWSYAQTIAAEELKDTAPLEYSEINPEKVKETISKINAALDDKEDVDKKVRQKLNYAKKHWPENLARYDEQEKLLGGRNSFSKTDPGATFMRMKEDPMLNGQLKPGYNLQISTQEQFILNYSLHQTTTDYQTLPSHIEQYETLYHALPKAVVADAGYGSDENYGVLQQKGIEAYIKYNTFDQEQNKGIKAFGNDSLHYNEQEDYLVCPMGQHMQHIGTGQRVSTSGYVQLISRYQAQNCENCPMRGVCHQAAGNRVVEINHSLRIHKQIAKERLNTEQGIKYRKRRPADVEPVFANLKHNHGFRRFLLKGMSKTEVEIGLLSIAHNLRKWKA from the coding sequence ATGGGAGGAAAAGTAGTCTTTAAGGAATATGATCCTGACCAGTTAACCTTTTTACCGTATAAACTGGAGGAACTGGTACCGCAGGGTCATCCGGTACGTATTGTATCGAAGGTGGTCGATCAGGTAGATGTTAAACCGATTAACCGCAAGTATAAAGGCGGCGGGGCATCCAGCTTTCATCCGCGGCTGATGCTCAAGCTGCTGATCTACGGTTATCTGACCAACACGTATTCTTCACGGAAGTTGGAAGACCAGGCCGCGCAGAATGTACATTTCATGTGGCTTTTAGGCATGAAAAAGCCTGATCACAATACCATCAACCGTTTCCGGAGCGAGAAGCTGTCGGGTGTTTTAAAGGAGATCTTCTCACAGATCGTATTGTTATTACAGCAGGAAGGTATCGTCTCGCTGAAAGAAGCTGTTTTTACCGATGGTACCAAGATCGAATCGGTAGCGAACAAGTACACTTTTGTATGGGGCAAAAGCATTAAGAACAGCAAGGAGAAGATGAAAGCCCAATTGGATGAACTGTGGAGTTATGCGCAAACCATCGCTGCCGAAGAACTTAAAGACACCGCACCGCTGGAATACAGCGAGATCAACCCGGAAAAAGTAAAAGAAACGATCTCAAAGATCAACGCCGCCCTGGACGATAAGGAAGATGTCGATAAGAAAGTAAGGCAGAAGCTGAACTATGCCAAAAAGCACTGGCCGGAGAACCTGGCCCGGTATGACGAGCAGGAAAAGCTGTTAGGCGGTCGCAACAGCTTTTCGAAGACCGACCCGGGTGCCACCTTCATGCGGATGAAAGAAGACCCTATGCTGAACGGGCAGCTTAAACCCGGATACAATCTGCAGATCTCCACCCAGGAGCAGTTCATCTTGAACTATAGCCTGCACCAAACCACAACCGATTACCAGACCCTTCCATCACACATCGAACAATACGAAACTTTATATCATGCACTTCCAAAAGCGGTAGTGGCCGATGCGGGCTACGGTTCGGACGAGAACTATGGCGTATTACAGCAAAAAGGCATTGAAGCTTATATCAAATACAACACGTTCGACCAGGAACAAAATAAAGGCATCAAAGCATTCGGTAATGACAGTTTGCACTATAATGAACAGGAAGATTACCTGGTATGTCCGATGGGACAACACATGCAGCATATCGGCACCGGGCAGCGGGTCTCCACATCCGGCTATGTGCAACTGATCAGCCGCTATCAGGCGCAGAATTGTGAAAACTGCCCCATGCGGGGCGTTTGTCACCAAGCAGCCGGTAACCGCGTGGTGGAGATCAACCACAGCCTTAGAATACACAAGCAGATAGCGAAAGAAAGATTGAATACCGAACAGGGCATCAAATACCGAAAGCGACGGCCCGCAGATGTCGAACCGGTGTTCGCCAACCTGAAGCATAATCACGGCTTCAGGCGATTCCTGCTGAAGGGAATGTCCAAAACCGAGGTCGAAATAGGGTTATTATCCATCGCACATAACCTCAGAAAGTGGAAAGCCTGA
- a CDS encoding MGMT family protein, which yields MERADFFDQVYQVVRLIPKGRVTSYGAIANYLGAKGSSRMVGYAMNDAGKVSPQVPAHRVVNRQGLLTGKFHFGGDTMQQLLAEEGVLVENDQVVNFKNLYWDPNIELAL from the coding sequence TTCGACCAGGTTTACCAGGTGGTGCGTTTAATACCAAAAGGCAGGGTAACATCGTATGGTGCCATTGCCAATTATCTGGGTGCCAAAGGCTCATCGCGCATGGTGGGTTACGCTATGAACGACGCCGGTAAAGTATCGCCACAGGTACCTGCCCACCGCGTGGTAAACCGCCAGGGCCTGCTTACCGGTAAATTCCATTTCGGCGGCGATACCATGCAGCAACTACTGGCCGAAGAGGGCGTATTGGTGGAAAACGACCAGGTAGTGAATTTCAAGAACCTTTACTGGGACCCTAATATCGAGCTGGCGCTGTAA
- the rpiB gene encoding ribose 5-phosphate isomerase B produces MKTGLKIAIGADHAGFEYKQVLAGSVQANEIADFGTYSTDSVDYPDFAHPVASAVESGKADFGILVCGSANGVAITANKHQGIRAAICWNTELAALARQHNNANVVCIPARFISLDEAKKIVDTFLSTDFEGGRHATRVGKMSC; encoded by the coding sequence ATGAAAACTGGCTTAAAGATAGCTATCGGCGCCGACCACGCCGGCTTTGAATATAAACAAGTATTGGCAGGCAGTGTACAGGCAAACGAGATCGCCGATTTCGGCACCTATTCAACAGATTCGGTTGATTATCCCGATTTTGCCCACCCGGTAGCCTCGGCAGTAGAAAGCGGCAAGGCCGACTTTGGTATACTGGTTTGCGGCAGCGCCAACGGTGTGGCCATTACAGCTAACAAGCACCAGGGCATCCGTGCCGCCATCTGCTGGAATACGGAACTGGCCGCATTGGCCCGTCAGCATAATAATGCCAATGTGGTTTGCATCCCGGCCAGGTTTATATCGCTTGATGAGGCTAAAAAAATTGTGGATACTTTTCTGTCTACCGATTTTGAAGGTGGCAGGCATGCTACCCGGGTGGGTAAGATGAGTTGCTGA